The DNA segment TCCTTAAGGAAAATTAGGGAAGAAGTAATGCTGTTTCGCGCATGCAGTTCAGCGTTAGCAGCATCATTTGATTCAAGGAAGCCTTTAGCCAAATTCAATTCCTTTGCAGCATTGCTCAAGTCCTTGTTTTCAGCGAACTCAATGTTCACTCCATAGCCTCCTGGCCCTGAAACAGAGGAAACCTTTAATTCGGAGAAATTGAACTGTTCTGAGAGTATTCCCTCAAGCTTTTTTGCATCAACAGGCTTGTCAGCCTTGAACACAATCAGGGTTCCGCCCTTCAAGTCAATTCCCTGGGCAATTTTAGGACTGAAAAAAACCAGGTAAATGAACAGAATTAATAGTATAGCGGGCACTATCATGTAATACTTGTAGTTCCTGTCAAACAAACGCATTAAAGCTCACTCAAAAGCAAAAAAAATCCAATAAAAATTTAACCCAAAGAAAAGAATAAAAACAAGATACTTTCAATTAAAATACTGGAGAACATAATGAACAAAAAAAGCCTGAAAGGCCAAGGCACATTTGAATACCTCCTAATAGTGGTCGGGGCAATAGTAATTGCAGCCATAGCAATAGTACTGCTCACAGCACAAGGTGAAACAGGAAAAAATGCAGTGAACACAGGAAACACTGCTTTCTCCACTGGAACAGAAGAACTCCTTGGCCCTCAAGCAGACTTTAACTCAGACAAAACAGAAGGCACAATAAATGACACTTTTAATTTCACAGACCTTTCTACAGCGCCTTCAGGAAGCAGCATAACTTCATGGAACTGGAGTTTTGGGGATGGGGCAGGAAGCAGTGAACAAAACCCCTCACACCAATACACGAAAGGGGATGATTACACTGTAAGGCTTACAGTAATAGACAGCAAAGGCAAGACAAGCACTAAAGGAAAATTGATTAAAGTCACTTATTCTACAATCGCAGCAGATTTCACTGCACAGCAATTATCCGGAGTAAAGACAGTTACTTTCACTGACACAACAGCAGTGCCCCCTGGAACAACAATTCTTGTAAGGGAATGAAATTTCGGGGACGGCAGCCCTCTATCATATGAACAAACCCCGGCTCATGTATATGCAGGCTACACCTCTTACAATGCAACTTTAAGCGTAACAAACGACAAAGGAGAGCAAGGCACAGCAAGCCAAAATATTTGGGTTGAAAGATTATGCGGTAATGGCATTTGTGAACCGAGTGAAACATGCATGGTCCGCGGTGCTGACTGCGTTGAGCCAAACCCTTATTGTTGTGATGGGGCCTGCCAGTCATCATCAGTATGCCTGCCAACTTAAAAAAAACAGCACAATAAAATAATCTTTTCTCTTTAATTTTTTATTATGGAAAAAATAAACCAGATAAGCCAGCTTAATTCAAGCGAATTATTTGAATCATGCTTCAGGAGGATGCACAAGGTAAGCGTTGGAAGAATCAGAAAGAAAAAAAGGTTTGTGCTAAAAAGAGAGACAGAGAAAGTAAAGGCTTTTGCTAATTGCCTGAGCGAAAGGCTTTCCTCTTACATTAATTCTTTCCCTCGCTTTGAAGAAGTGCATCCATTCTACCAGGAATTAATTGAATTGATCGAAAGCAGGGACGAATACAAGAAAAGCTTAGGGCATTTAAGCAAGCTCAACAAAATCATAAGGAACATAAGGACAAAAACAGTCAAGGAAATGCATCACAGCGGAAAAGAGGAGGAAATAATTGCTATTTCAAGGGGATTTTTTGGGAGAATTAATTCACTCAAGAAAGACTTGGAGAAAGAAACAGCAAAAATGAACAGGATTGCATTTGAATTAAAGGAGTTCCCTTCAATTGAATTTGATGCCCCAACAATAATCCTTGCAGGAATCCCTAATGCAGGGAAGACAACAGTCCTGAAAAGGCTTACAGGAGCAAAAGCAAGGATTGCCTCCTGGCCTTTCACTACCCAAAAAATCCAGTTAGGCTACTTTACGGAAAGATACTATAGAATCCAAGTAATTGACACCCCGGGCCTGCTTGACAGAGAGGAAAGCAAGAGAAACCCAATAGAAAGAAAAGCCGTTGACGCCCTAAAGAATTTGCAGGGAATAATTGCTTTTGTGTTCGACCCAGTGCAACAGAAAGAAGAAGGCATCAAAGCCCAATTGAATTTAATTAGGGAAATCAAGGCCCACAAAAAAAGGGTTGTTGTACTGATAAACAAGAGCGACATTGCAGGAAGAGAAGAAATAGGCGGGGCAGAAGAAAAAATAAGAGAATTAAAAGAGGAATTTGCTGTCTGCGGTGAAGGAAGAGAAAAAGAATTAAGGGAATTCATTGTTGCAAAATTAAGGGAAGAAAAACTTATAAAGTGAAATTCAATTAGCCAATATTAGTATAATTACGATTATACAGTTTAGGGATAGAAAAAACAGTTTATGGAGAAAGTTTTTTAAACATTATTATTTTTATAATAATTATTTATTTAATAATTATTGAGTGGTTAAATGCTTTTTTATAACAGAGAACCGGAATTGAAGGAACTGCATAAAATGAACAACATTGCAGATAATAAGAGTGTATTGTGTGTCATTACTGGCGTTAGAAGAGTGGGCAAAACTGAGCTGATAAAGAAATTTTTTGCAAACAACAAAGGAGTTTATTTTTATGCTGACTCCACAAAAAATTCCCGGCAATTGCTGCAAGATTTTTCCGGCACGCTTATTTCTTCCTTCAATCTCGAGAAATCAATCAAGCCTGCTTCCTGGGAAGACTTTTTAAGAATTCTTTTTGAGTCAGCCAAAGACAAAAAAGCTGTTGTGGCTTTTGACGAATTCCAGCGCTTCTCAGACATTTTTCCGGGTTTTGTGCAGCAAATGCAAAAATATTTTGATTTAAATCAGAACAAATCAAGGCTTTTCTTGATTGTTTCAGGCTCTAGCATTGGCTTGCTGAAAAAAATGTTTTTTGAGCAGAAAGCGCCATTGTTTGGGAGAACTCACAATATATTGTATTTGAAGCCGTTTTCAATCAAAACCGTACTTAAAATTCTTAAAGATTATGGGATTTCAAATATTGAAAAGCAGATTGAATTTTTTGCTTTTTTTGGGGGAATGCCAAAATTCTATGTCTTAATTGGCGATAGGAGAATTAAAAATATTGATCAGGCATTAGAAGAATTGGTTTTCTCTGATAATGCGCCCTTGCGCAAAGAAGTTCAAAGCATTATAACAGAAGAATTTGGGAAAGAAGTAATATCTTATTACGGGATATTAACTGCGATCGCTCTAGGCAAAACAAAGGCAAATGAAATTGCAGACTTCATTCAAATAAAGGAAACCTCTTTAACCCCTTATTTTTATGATTTAACTGAATTACTGGAAGCAGTAAAAAAAGAGGTGCCTGCAGTTGAACCAGAATTCAAAAAAAGCAAGAAAGCAAGGTATTTTCTTAAAGACAATTTTTTCAGGTTCTGGTTCAAGTTCATTTACAGAAACAGGAACAAATACGAAATAGGAAATTATGCCCCAATAAAAGAAAACCTCAAAAAAGAATTCAATGCCTTTGTAGGAATAGCTTTCGAAGAAGTTTGCAAGCAGGCAGTAATAGAACTATCAAAAAAAGACAAATTCTTTTCATTTGACAAAATGGGCAGGTGGTGGCACAAAGACAAAGAAATAGACATCATTGCATTAAATGCCAGTTCAAAGAAAATAAATTTTATTGAATGCAAATGGCAGAACAGCAAAATCAAATTAAAAGAATTAATGGAACTAGAAGAAAAAAGCAGGTTTGTTGAATGGAACAAAAAAAACAGGGTTGAAGGATTCGCTTTTTTTTCAAAGAAAGGCTTTGAACAAAAAGCACTCGATTACACAAAACACAAAAAAAACTGGAAACTCTACACCATAAAAGACCTAAAAAAAATACTAAAATAAAACAAAAAGAAAAACACCGCTTGTTAACATAATCATTCATTTTATTCTCATCTTTTCCGACTCCATGAAAGTAATAGCTTGGATTCCACAAGCGACCTTTCCAGAAATATTTTTCTCTCAAGTAGGGGAACTCCTGCATTAATATTCTACTACTCCTTCCTTTCAATGCTTTCATTACCTGCCATAAAGCATATCTTGGACTCAAATCAAAAACCATATGACAGTGATTATCATCAAAACCCAAAGAATCAACAGAAATGTCTTTTTCTTCAAAAACTTGTTGAAAGACTTGCTGACAACGTTTTCTGACTTTCTCATCAGAAAAGATTTCCTGGCAGTATTTCGCCTTGATTCCAACATGAACCTTTAACTTACCTATGCTGGAACTATAAGTAGGTAAATCGTTAAACATGTAATCTGCCTCCTGCCGGCGCGCGAAAAAACACGTGCGCCGACAAGAGGAATAACACCACAAAAAAGAAAAAAAAGATTAGGCCACCACAAACCACCATTTAAAAAATGGAGGAATTCGCAAGCTTTAAAACATAATGCCTTTTTTGATGTTTTTTTGGGCTGGGGGAAAATTGAAATGCTTTTTTAAGCATTTTCTTTGCACTAATTTTAATAGGGACTTTTTCTTTTCTTTAAGGCACCAGGAAAAGGGGGCGGAAAAAATGAAAGGCAAGAAAAGCAAAGACAAAAAAATTGATGTAAGCAATGTAGTCGAATTAATGGAAATAGTAATAAACGATACAAGCGTTCCAAGAAACATCAGGAGGGCAGTGGAAGAAGCAAGAGAAAAAGTGAAGGAAGGCAAGGAAGAATCAAGCGTGAACATCAGCTCGGCAATTTACGTTTTGGACGACATAAGCAATGACATCAACATGCCTTCGCATACGAGGACAGACATCTGGACCATAATAAGCCAGTTGGAAGCATTAAAGGAGAAAGCAAAGTGAGGTAAACAAATGGAATTAGAAGAAAGAAAAAAAGAGATATTAGGTTTTGCTGAAGAGAACAATCTGGTTTTGGACTCAAAGGCCATGGAATTATTAGCCGGAAGGCCGATCGAATACAAGGGCCTGCTGAAGGAACTGGCAGAAGGGAACGCCTTCATTATCTCAAAGGGCATGCTGGAAGAAAAAATCAAGGAAAGATTCGGCTTAGAGGAAAAGAAAAAAAAAACTTCGTGCAATGCAAGAGAGCTTCAGCCTGACATAAGGCTTATTGAAGAATTGAATGTAACAAGCAATTCTGTTTCTGAGGGGAAAGTGAAAGACTTTATTGCATACTTTCAGGACAAATTCTTGAGCCTCTCTGAAATGCTCTCAAAAAGGCCTAATTTTAATCCAAGGCCTATCAAAAGGCTTAGGACTACAACAAGGAACAATGAAATAGAATTAATTGCAATGGTGAGAGAGAAATGGAAGACTAAAGCAGGAAACATTGCATTCAGGATTGAAGACTTGGAAGCAGAGTGCGTTGCAGTAATATCAAAAGACAACCTTCAATTGAACAAGGTTGCAGAAACAATATTGTGCGACAATGTTATTGGAATCAAGGCAATAAAGGCATCAGAGGGAATGATAATAGTAAAAGAACTATTCCAGCCTGAACTGCCCTTAAGGACATTCAAGAAAGCCGAAAGGGAAGTGAATTTAATTGCAATCTCTGACCTGCACGTGGGAAGCAAGCTTTTCCTAGAGCACTCTTTCTATAAATTCCTTGAATGGCTGAACTGCCAGAACATTCCGGAAAAAGAGATTGAAGCAGTAAAAAAAATAAAGTACTTGCTTATACTCGGCGATATTTCGGACGGAATTGGGGTGTACCCAGAACAAATAAACGAATTAAACATAAGGAATATTTATGACCAATACAAGAGGTTCGAGCAATTAATGATGGAAGTGCCTGAACACATTGAAGTAATAATGATTCCGGGGCAACACGATGCAGTAAGGTTCGCTGACCCCCAGCCTGCAATCCCAGAAGAATTTTTGCCTGAATTATATGAAAAAAAGAATTTTCATTTCCTGAGCAGCCCTGGGTGGGCTGAAATAGAAGGACTGAAATGCTTGTTATATCACGGTCCTTCGCTGCACGACCTTTACTCAAGCGTGAGCTTTCTGAGCTACAGCAGGCCTCACGAGGCAATGATTGAATTGCTTAAGAAAAGAGATCTAATGCCCTGCTACGGCATGAAAAGGCCTTATGTTCCAGAAAAAAAAGATTACATGGCAATAAAAGAATTGCCTGATTTATTTTTTGAAGGAGACCTGCACCACAATTCTTACGGTGAATACAGGGGCACAATTGTTGTTAGCTGTGGCACCTGGCAGAAGAGAACAGAATTCCAAGTAAAGCAAGGACATGTTCCAACCCCTGGAATTGCAGTAATGCTTGAACTGAATACTGGAAAAATAATTGAAAAAAGCTTTTACTCTGAGGCAGCAGGCGAAGGCACAATAGCAGAAGAAATAGAATTAGGAGAAGAAGAAATAGAAAGCGAAGAGGAAAAAGAATGAAAGCAAAAATTAAAGAAACAGAATTGCTTGCAAGGGAGGACTTAAAAGAATACTTCAAGGAATTAAAAGAGAAAGTAAAAGAAAGGTTTGAGATAGCCGAAGAAGCAAGGGAAAAAGGATTGGATACAGAAGAAAAAGTGGAATGCATTCCTGTGACAGACCTTGCAGAGAGAGCAGAAAGCATTATAGGGCCCAAAGGCTTAGCGCAAAGATACAGGCAATTGTTCAAGGAACTCAAAGGAGACAGAATGAAGGTGATATTCAAATTATTCAAGGAGATAATAGAAGGAGAATGGTGCAAAATAGAAGATGAAGGAAAAAGAGTTGAACAAGCAATAAAAACCTGTTTGGTAATAGAAACAGAAGGGGTGGTAGTAGCACCAATTGACGGTGTGCCAAAAATCTGCATAAGCAAAAACTTTGACGGAAGCAGGTATGTTGACGTATATTATGCAGGCCCAATAAGGGCAGCAGGGGGCAGTTCAACAGTTCTCCCATTAATTTTAGGAGACTACGCAAGAAAGCTCATGAATCTGGACAGATACAAGCCCACAGAAGAAGAAATAGAAAGATACGTAGAGGAAATAATAATTTACGAGAACGAGATTGTTTCAAGACAATACACAATGACAGAAGAAGAAATAAGGGCAATTGTAAGGAACTGCCCTGTATGCATTAATGGAGTGCCCACAGAATTAAGGGAGGTTTCAGTGCACAGGGACTTGGAAAGAATTCCCACAAACAGGATAAGGGGAGGGGTAGGCCTTGTAGTAACAGAAGGCCTTGCATTGAAAGCATTAAAGGTAATGGACTGGGCAAAACAATTAGGCTTGGACTGGAGTTATTTGGAACAAATAGTTAAAGTAAAAAAAGCCTCTGACACGAAAACTGAGATAAAGCCAAACTTCAAGTACTTAGACAGGATTGCAGCAGGAAGGCCCTTGCTTGCATACCCAATGAAGCAGGGAGGCTTCAGGATAAGATACGGCAGGGCAAGGAACACAGGAATAATGGGAAAAGGCATCAATCCAGCAACAATGATTGCACTGGATGAATTCATTGCAGTGGGAACACACATAAGGATTGAAAGGCCTGGAAAGGCAGCGCAATTGTTTCCCTGCACTGAAATCAACGGGCCAATAGTACTGCTCAAGGACGGAGAAGTAAGAAGGCTTAATTCAATAGAAGACGCAACAGAACTGAAGAATCAAATAAAAAAAATTCTTTTCCTGGGAGACCTGCTTGTAACCTATGGAGACTTCAGGAAGACTGCTCATCCTTTGCTTCCATCGCCTTACGTTGAAGAGTGGTGGAAACTAGAATTAGAGAAAGCATTAAGCGAAAGCAGAAAGATTTCTGGTTTTGACGGAAAGAAGTTGCTTGAAGATATTTATGCAATAGACCAATTCACTGCAATAGAATTGAGCCTTCAATTAGGAATTCCATTACACCCAAAATTCCTGCATTACTACAACATGCTTTCAAACGAGGAAATGCTTGAATTAATGAAAGAGGCAAGGAAAGCAGAAAAAATATTCGATGAAGGCAGGATCATTGAAGCAAGATTTGAATTAAAGAAAGAAACAAAAGGAATGCTGGAAAAAATTGGAATCCCACATAAAATAAAAGAAGGAAAAATTGCAATCAAAGAGAAATATGCCTACAGCTTCCTCAAAACATTGGGCGCATTAAGCACTCAAGAACTTCCTAAAAAAATTGAAAACATCCTTGAAAGCCTTTCAAATTACTCCGGAATAAAAATCAGGGACAAGATAGGATTCTTTATAGGAGCAAGAATGGGAAGGCCAGAGCAGGCAAAGCCAAGGGAAATGAAGGGAAACCCTCACGTGCTATTCCCAATAGGCCTTGCAGGAGGCAATACAAGAAGCATTAACAAGGCAATGGAATCCTTTCCTGACAGGAACTCAAAGCAGGGGCTCATAAAAGTGGAAATAGGATTGCACGAGTGCCCTAAATGCCATGCAATAAATTTTGGGCAGAAATGCATTGAATGCAGTGCAAGAACAGAAAAAATAGGCTCATGCGAAAGATGCGGCACAACAAGCAAAGAAAAAGAAAGGTGCCCAAAATGCAATTCGCGCTTGGTTCAATCGGAGGAGCAGCAAATTGACCTGCAGGAAATTGTCGGAAAGGCATTAGAAAAACTCAAAATAAAAATGCCTGAAACAGTGAAAGGGGTGAAAGGACTGTTCAATGAAGCAAAAGAGCCAGAGCCAATAGAAAAAGGCATTCTGCGAGCAAAGCATGACATCCACATTTTCAGGGACGGCACTTCAAGGTTTGAATTATTGAATGCGCCTCTAACACACTTCAAGCCAAAAGAGATTGGATTGAGCGCGCAGAAAGCAAGGGAGCTAGGATACAAGCAAGACATTCACGGAAAAGAAATTGAAGATGAAGGGCAGACAATAGAATTGTTCCCTCAGGACATTGTGGTGAACGAGAAGGCAGGCGACTGGCTTGTAAGGGTGAGCCAATTCATAGACGAAGAACTGGAAAAATTTTATGGCCTTAAGGCATTCTATAATGCAAAAACAAAAGAAGAATTAATAGGGGAACTTGTCATAGGCCTTGCCCCCCACACTTCGGCAGGAATTGTCGGGAGAATAATAGGATACAGCAAGGCAAGAGTAGGCTGGGGCCACCCTTACTTCATAATGTGCAAAAGAAGGAATTGTGTTCACCCAAAAACAAAAGTAACAGTGTGGAATGAGGAT comes from the Candidatus Diapherotrites archaeon genome and includes:
- a CDS encoding UPF0147 family protein, which translates into the protein MKGKKSKDKKIDVSNVVELMEIVINDTSVPRNIRRAVEEAREKVKEGKEESSVNISSAIYVLDDISNDINMPSHTRTDIWTIISQLEALKEKAK
- the polC gene encoding DNA polymerase II large subunit produces the protein MKAKIKETELLAREDLKEYFKELKEKVKERFEIAEEAREKGLDTEEKVECIPVTDLAERAESIIGPKGLAQRYRQLFKELKGDRMKVIFKLFKEIIEGEWCKIEDEGKRVEQAIKTCLVIETEGVVVAPIDGVPKICISKNFDGSRYVDVYYAGPIRAAGGSSTVLPLILGDYARKLMNLDRYKPTEEEIERYVEEIIIYENEIVSRQYTMTEEEIRAIVRNCPVCINGVPTELREVSVHRDLERIPTNRIRGGVGLVVTEGLALKALKVMDWAKQLGLDWSYLEQIVKVKKASDTKTEIKPNFKYLDRIAAGRPLLAYPMKQGGFRIRYGRARNTGIMGKGINPATMIALDEFIAVGTHIRIERPGKAAQLFPCTEINGPIVLLKDGEVRRLNSIEDATELKNQIKKILFLGDLLVTYGDFRKTAHPLLPSPYVEEWWKLELEKALSESRKISGFDGKKLLEDIYAIDQFTAIELSLQLGIPLHPKFLHYYNMLSNEEMLELMKEARKAEKIFDEGRIIEARFELKKETKGMLEKIGIPHKIKEGKIAIKEKYAYSFLKTLGALSTQELPKKIENILESLSNYSGIKIRDKIGFFIGARMGRPEQAKPREMKGNPHVLFPIGLAGGNTRSINKAMESFPDRNSKQGLIKVEIGLHECPKCHAINFGQKCIECSARTEKIGSCERCGTTSKEKERCPKCNSRLVQSEEQQIDLQEIVGKALEKLKIKMPETVKGVKGLFNEAKEPEPIEKGILRAKHDIHIFRDGTSRFELLNAPLTHFKPKEIGLSAQKARELGYKQDIHGKEIEDEGQTIELFPQDIVVNEKAGDWLVRVSQFIDEELEKFYGLKAFYNAKTKEELIGELVIGLAPHTSAGIVGRIIGYSKARVGWGHPYFIMCKRRNCVHPKTKVTVWNEDTKKIEKKAIKELVEEEIKKNAKKLIKADSYGMKIIENTRNLYAFNLNPKTKKIEKKKIIYFFKGKPPKHWIKIITKSKRNFVMTPDHKFCYFKGRELKIKDAKNAQKGNLIPVLKGSLEKAKIVKEEIISVKKIIENTPSYCLEIEEKNETKSKIILWGNKLLQPRCDGDQDSVLLLMDALLNFSEHYLSGSRGGRMDAPLVFTVNLNPTEIDNEVYEMETVTEYPLEFYEKTLEFNDRPIESIAIVKKKLGTGEQYTEINFTHETQEFDLGPKMSQYVQLKTMEEKIRRQAQLQSKIMAVEEKDALERVIVSHLLPDIIGNTRAFSKQNFRCTNCNTKYRRVPLSGKCTKCDGGNLVLTIAEGSVRKYLKIAKDTIREYGLSDYLRQRIELAEREISSVFTNEKAEQKSLYEYI
- a CDS encoding metallophosphoesterase, with the translated sequence MELEERKKEILGFAEENNLVLDSKAMELLAGRPIEYKGLLKELAEGNAFIISKGMLEEKIKERFGLEEKKKKTSCNARELQPDIRLIEELNVTSNSVSEGKVKDFIAYFQDKFLSLSEMLSKRPNFNPRPIKRLRTTTRNNEIELIAMVREKWKTKAGNIAFRIEDLEAECVAVISKDNLQLNKVAETILCDNVIGIKAIKASEGMIIVKELFQPELPLRTFKKAEREVNLIAISDLHVGSKLFLEHSFYKFLEWLNCQNIPEKEIEAVKKIKYLLILGDISDGIGVYPEQINELNIRNIYDQYKRFEQLMMEVPEHIEVIMIPGQHDAVRFADPQPAIPEEFLPELYEKKNFHFLSSPGWAEIEGLKCLLYHGPSLHDLYSSVSFLSYSRPHEAMIELLKKRDLMPCYGMKRPYVPEKKDYMAIKELPDLFFEGDLHHNSYGEYRGTIVVSCGTWQKRTEFQVKQGHVPTPGIAVMLELNTGKIIEKSFYSEAAGEGTIAEEIELGEEEIESEEEKE
- a CDS encoding ATP-binding protein, whose translation is MLFYNREPELKELHKMNNIADNKSVLCVITGVRRVGKTELIKKFFANNKGVYFYADSTKNSRQLLQDFSGTLISSFNLEKSIKPASWEDFLRILFESAKDKKAVVAFDEFQRFSDIFPGFVQQMQKYFDLNQNKSRLFLIVSGSSIGLLKKMFFEQKAPLFGRTHNILYLKPFSIKTVLKILKDYGISNIEKQIEFFAFFGGMPKFYVLIGDRRIKNIDQALEELVFSDNAPLRKEVQSIITEEFGKEVISYYGILTAIALGKTKANEIADFIQIKETSLTPYFYDLTELLEAVKKEVPAVEPEFKKSKKARYFLKDNFFRFWFKFIYRNRNKYEIGNYAPIKENLKKEFNAFVGIAFEEVCKQAVIELSKKDKFFSFDKMGRWWHKDKEIDIIALNASSKKINFIECKWQNSKIKLKELMELEEKSRFVEWNKKNRVEGFAFFSKKGFEQKALDYTKHKKNWKLYTIKDLKKILK
- a CDS encoding GTPase — translated: MEKINQISQLNSSELFESCFRRMHKVSVGRIRKKKRFVLKRETEKVKAFANCLSERLSSYINSFPRFEEVHPFYQELIELIESRDEYKKSLGHLSKLNKIIRNIRTKTVKEMHHSGKEEEIIAISRGFFGRINSLKKDLEKETAKMNRIAFELKEFPSIEFDAPTIILAGIPNAGKTTVLKRLTGAKARIASWPFTTQKIQLGYFTERYYRIQVIDTPGLLDREESKRNPIERKAVDALKNLQGIIAFVFDPVQQKEEGIKAQLNLIREIKAHKKRVVVLINKSDIAGREEIGGAEEKIRELKEEFAVCGEGREKELREFIVAKLREEKLIK